From one Streptomyces chromofuscus genomic stretch:
- a CDS encoding DUF6286 domain-containing protein: MSEPQGSEGTQRLPVIEKTEPDLGQSASAAAYEPRPGLDGDDGRTHRFWSARRVPAAVVAALLLALAGVFLYDIAAVRAGRPAMFWRRELARQLAERPLDDIWVLVGAGVAAALGLWLLVLAATPGLRDVLPMRRTHPDVRAGLHRGAAATVLRDRAMEVSGVQSVRVRMRRRRADVRAVSHFRELDDVRADLDDVLADAIRALGLSRRPALSVHVRRPGRKG; encoded by the coding sequence ATGAGCGAGCCCCAGGGCTCCGAGGGCACACAGAGACTGCCGGTGATCGAGAAGACCGAGCCGGACCTGGGCCAGTCCGCGTCCGCGGCCGCCTACGAGCCCCGGCCCGGACTCGACGGCGACGACGGCAGGACCCACCGCTTCTGGTCCGCCCGCCGCGTTCCCGCGGCCGTCGTCGCCGCACTGCTCCTGGCCCTGGCCGGTGTCTTCCTCTACGACATCGCAGCCGTGCGCGCCGGCCGCCCGGCCATGTTCTGGCGCCGCGAACTGGCCCGGCAGCTCGCCGAACGCCCCCTCGACGACATCTGGGTCCTGGTCGGCGCGGGCGTCGCCGCGGCCCTCGGCCTGTGGCTGCTCGTGCTCGCCGCCACACCCGGACTGCGCGACGTCCTGCCGATGCGGCGCACGCACCCCGACGTCCGCGCCGGACTGCACCGGGGGGCCGCCGCGACCGTCCTGCGCGACCGGGCCATGGAGGTGTCCGGCGTGCAGTCGGTACGGGTGCGGATGCGCCGCCGACGGGCCGACGTGCGGGCGGTGTCGCACTTCCGTGAACTGGACGACGTACGCGCCGACCTGGACGACGTGCTTGCCGACGCGATCCGGGCGCTGGGCCTGTCCCGCCGCCCCGCGCTGTCGGTGCACGTCCGGCGGCCCGGCCGGAAGGGGTGA
- a CDS encoding Asp23/Gls24 family envelope stress response protein: MTSVSSGAVEPRATGTVIPAGERGQTTVADRVVAKIAAQAASEAVGRLPREAARPNATVVTHHDTARVRVHLELDYPSDIGSRCGEVRRHVVERVGALVGMEVPEVAVHVERLHLAAAYAAQGRTR, from the coding sequence GTGACGTCGGTGAGCAGCGGGGCCGTCGAACCCCGGGCGACGGGCACCGTCATCCCGGCGGGCGAGCGCGGGCAGACCACGGTCGCCGACCGGGTGGTGGCGAAGATCGCCGCGCAGGCCGCGAGCGAGGCCGTCGGAAGGCTCCCGCGCGAGGCGGCCCGTCCGAACGCCACGGTCGTCACCCACCACGACACCGCCCGCGTCCGTGTCCATCTCGAACTCGACTACCCCAGCGACATCGGCTCCCGGTGCGGGGAGGTGCGTCGTCATGTCGTCGAGCGGGTAGGCGCGTTGGTGGGAATGGAGGTTCCGGAGGTCGCCGTCCACGTGGAGCGGTTGCACCTGGCGGCGGCGTACGCGGCACAGGGGAGGACGCGATGA
- a CDS encoding glycoside hydrolase family 15 protein yields MHQPTRISAEDIAKSRIEDYALIGDEQTAALVGRDGSVDWLCLPRFDSAACFAKLLGDEENGHWRIGPRDAEDADGTPRGCTRRAYRPGTLVLDTEWDTPEGSVRVTDLMPQRDRSPDLVRVVEGLSGRVTVRSTLRLRFDYGSIVPWMRRSDGHRVAVAGPDSAWLRSEPPVPTWGEKFGTHSEFTIGAGEKVAFVLTWHPSHEPRPPLVDPHEALRHSVADWQAWSARCRYDGPHRDTVLRSLITLKALTYAPTGGIVAAPTTSLPEEIGGVRNWDYRYCWLRDSTLNLGALLAAGYHEEAEAWRDWLVRAVAGAPADLQIMYGLAGERRLPEAALPWLTGFAGSAPVRIGNDAVRQLQLDVYGQVMDSLSLARTSGMTVKPHMWPLQCALMDWLRSAWRQPDEGVWEVRGGRRQFVHSKVMVWVAADRAVRTMERHPELKGDLEGWREMREEVHREVCERGYDPGRNTFTQFYGSRELDAATLLIPRVGFLPPDDPRVTGTIDAVRAELCEGGFLHRYSADRTGVDGLPGGEGAFLVCSFWLADALHTTGRGKEARELFERLVGLANDVGLLAEEYDPVSGRQLGNFPQAFSHIGLVNTALALFGDEGAG; encoded by the coding sequence GTGCACCAGCCCACCAGGATCTCCGCCGAGGACATCGCCAAGAGCCGCATCGAGGACTACGCCCTCATCGGTGACGAGCAGACCGCCGCACTCGTCGGCAGGGACGGCTCCGTCGACTGGCTGTGCCTGCCCCGCTTCGACTCGGCCGCCTGCTTCGCCAAGCTGCTCGGCGACGAGGAGAACGGCCACTGGCGCATCGGCCCCAGGGACGCCGAGGACGCCGACGGCACCCCACGCGGCTGCACACGGCGTGCCTACCGGCCCGGCACGCTGGTCCTGGACACCGAGTGGGACACCCCGGAGGGCTCCGTCCGGGTCACCGACCTGATGCCGCAGCGCGACCGCTCCCCCGACCTGGTACGCGTCGTGGAGGGCCTCAGCGGTCGCGTGACCGTCCGCAGCACGCTGCGCCTGCGGTTCGACTACGGCTCGATCGTGCCGTGGATGCGCAGGTCGGACGGCCACCGGGTGGCCGTCGCCGGCCCGGACTCGGCGTGGCTGCGCAGCGAACCGCCCGTGCCCACCTGGGGCGAGAAGTTCGGAACGCACTCGGAGTTCACGATCGGCGCGGGCGAGAAGGTCGCGTTCGTGCTCACCTGGCACCCCTCCCACGAGCCGCGCCCGCCCCTCGTCGACCCGCACGAGGCACTGCGTCACAGCGTGGCGGACTGGCAGGCCTGGTCGGCCCGCTGCCGCTACGACGGCCCGCACCGGGACACCGTGCTCCGCTCGCTGATCACCCTGAAGGCCCTCACCTACGCCCCGACCGGCGGCATCGTGGCGGCGCCCACCACCTCCCTGCCGGAGGAGATCGGCGGCGTGCGCAACTGGGACTACCGCTACTGCTGGCTGCGTGACTCCACCCTCAACCTGGGCGCCCTGCTGGCAGCCGGCTACCACGAGGAGGCCGAGGCCTGGCGCGACTGGCTGGTGCGCGCGGTCGCGGGCGCCCCGGCGGACCTGCAGATCATGTACGGGCTGGCCGGCGAGCGACGGCTGCCCGAGGCGGCGTTGCCCTGGCTGACCGGTTTCGCCGGTTCCGCCCCCGTCCGGATCGGCAACGACGCCGTGCGGCAGCTCCAGCTGGACGTGTACGGCCAGGTGATGGACTCGCTGTCCCTGGCGCGGACGTCGGGGATGACGGTCAAGCCGCACATGTGGCCACTCCAGTGCGCCCTGATGGACTGGCTGCGGTCGGCGTGGCGGCAGCCCGACGAGGGGGTGTGGGAGGTGCGCGGCGGCCGCCGGCAGTTCGTGCACTCCAAGGTGATGGTGTGGGTGGCCGCCGACCGCGCGGTGCGCACCATGGAACGGCATCCGGAGCTGAAGGGCGATCTGGAGGGCTGGCGGGAGATGCGCGAGGAGGTGCACCGGGAGGTGTGCGAGCGGGGCTACGACCCCGGGCGGAACACCTTCACGCAGTTCTACGGCTCCCGTGAACTCGACGCCGCCACACTGCTCATCCCGCGGGTGGGCTTCCTGCCACCGGACGACCCACGCGTGACGGGCACCATCGACGCGGTCCGCGCCGAGCTCTGCGAGGGCGGCTTCCTGCACCGCTACAGCGCCGACCGCACGGGCGTCGACGGCCTGCCCGGCGGCGAGGGCGCCTTCCTGGTGTGCTCGTTCTGGCTCGCGGACGCGCTGCACACTACGGGCCGCGGGAAGGAGGCCCGCGAGTTGTTCGAACGGCTGGTGGGTCTGGCGAACGACGTGGGGCTGCTGGCCGAGGAGTACGACCCGGTGTCCGGCCGTCAGCTCGGCAACTTCCCGCAGGCGTTCAGCCACATCGGCCTGGTGAACACGGCCCTCGCCCTGTTCGGGGACGAGGGGGCAGGATAG
- a CDS encoding Asp23/Gls24 family envelope stress response protein, with protein MTDMDPNGTQTAEGETEPPAQIRKPVRRGGGEPGTRGRTTIADGVVEKIAGLAARDVEGVHAMGSGLSRTFGAVRDRVPGGSKSVTRGVKAEVGEVQTALDLEIVVEYGVSIADVARGVRENVVAAVERMTGLEVVEVNIAVSDVKLPEDEEEEPEPRIQ; from the coding sequence ATGACCGACATGGACCCCAACGGGACGCAGACGGCCGAAGGCGAGACCGAGCCGCCGGCGCAGATCCGCAAGCCCGTCAGGCGCGGCGGCGGGGAACCGGGAACCCGGGGCAGGACCACCATCGCCGACGGGGTCGTGGAGAAGATCGCCGGGCTCGCCGCCCGCGACGTCGAGGGCGTCCACGCGATGGGCAGCGGACTGAGCCGCACCTTCGGGGCCGTGCGGGACCGGGTGCCCGGCGGGTCGAAGTCCGTGACGCGCGGGGTGAAGGCCGAGGTCGGCGAGGTGCAGACCGCTCTCGACCTGGAGATCGTCGTCGAGTACGGCGTGTCGATCGCGGACGTGGCACGCGGCGTGCGGGAGAACGTCGTCGCGGCCGTCGAGCGGATGACCGGCCTGGAGGTCGTCGAGGTCAACATCGCGGTGAGCGACGTCAAGCTCCCGGAGGACGAGGAAGAGGAACCGGAACCCCGAATCCAGTGA
- a CDS encoding SDR family oxidoreductase, giving the protein MDLGLKDRVYVVTGATRGLGNASARALLADGAKVVVTGRDEERVAATAAELGPNAHGVAVDNADPEAAARVIGAARERFGGFDGILVSVGGPPAGFVADNTDEQWQGAFESVFLGAVRLARAAAAELEAGGVIGFVLSGSVYEPIPGLTISNGLRPGLAGFAKSLSDELGPRGIRVVGLLPGRIDTDRVRELDALSADPEATRAASESRIPLRRYGAPEEFGRTAAFLLSPAASYLTGVMVPVDGGARHGF; this is encoded by the coding sequence ATGGATCTTGGACTGAAGGACCGGGTGTACGTCGTCACCGGGGCCACCCGCGGGCTGGGCAACGCCTCCGCGCGTGCGCTGCTGGCCGACGGCGCGAAAGTCGTCGTCACGGGGCGGGACGAGGAGCGGGTCGCCGCGACGGCGGCGGAGCTGGGGCCGAACGCGCACGGGGTGGCCGTGGACAACGCCGACCCGGAGGCGGCGGCGCGGGTGATCGGTGCCGCGCGGGAACGGTTCGGCGGGTTCGACGGGATTCTCGTGAGCGTGGGCGGCCCGCCCGCGGGGTTCGTCGCCGACAACACCGACGAGCAGTGGCAAGGGGCGTTCGAGTCGGTGTTCCTCGGCGCGGTGCGGCTGGCCCGTGCGGCGGCGGCGGAGCTGGAGGCCGGGGGCGTCATCGGGTTCGTGCTGTCGGGGTCGGTGTACGAGCCGATTCCGGGGCTGACGATCTCCAACGGGCTCAGGCCCGGGCTGGCCGGGTTCGCCAAGTCCCTGTCGGACGAGCTGGGTCCGCGGGGCATCCGGGTGGTGGGCCTGCTGCCGGGGCGGATCGACACGGACCGGGTCCGGGAGCTGGACGCGCTGTCGGCGGATCCCGAGGCCACCCGGGCGGCCAGTGAGTCACGCATTCCGCTGCGGCGGTACGGCGCGCCGGAGGAGTTCGGGCGCACGGCGGCCTTCCTGCTGTCGCCGGCCGCGTCGTACCTGACCGGGGTCATGGTGCCGGTGGACGGTGGGGCACGGCACGGCTTCTGA
- the amaP gene encoding alkaline shock response membrane anchor protein AmaP: MRTVLRTVNRVLLGLVGLVLLALGGAVLAVGLGVEAPSWWIHDSRDDVLLSGAERTRWRDAGWWWPAVLAALAVLVLLALWWLVAAVRRRRLAEVLVDTGDGEGALLRGRALEHVLADEAGALDGVSRAQVRLTGRRSAPAARTRLLLEPHVDPGEALHHLTTRALAHARNSAGLASLPAEVRLKGVRHPAERVG, translated from the coding sequence GTGAGGACGGTGCTCAGGACCGTCAACCGGGTACTGCTCGGCCTCGTGGGACTCGTGCTGCTCGCGCTCGGCGGTGCGGTGCTGGCCGTCGGGCTGGGAGTCGAGGCGCCGTCCTGGTGGATCCACGACAGCCGCGACGACGTCCTGCTCAGCGGCGCCGAGCGGACCCGGTGGCGGGACGCCGGCTGGTGGTGGCCGGCCGTGCTCGCCGCCCTCGCGGTGCTCGTCCTGCTGGCCCTGTGGTGGCTGGTCGCGGCGGTGCGCCGGCGCCGGCTGGCGGAGGTGCTGGTCGACACCGGCGACGGCGAGGGCGCGCTGCTGCGGGGCCGGGCCCTGGAGCACGTACTCGCCGACGAGGCCGGCGCCCTCGACGGTGTCTCCCGCGCCCAGGTGCGCCTCACGGGCCGCCGCAGCGCCCCCGCGGCCCGCACGAGGCTCCTGCTGGAGCCCCATGTGGACCCGGGGGAGGCGCTGCACCATCTGACGACCCGGGCGCTCGCCCACGCCCGCAACTCGGCGGGGCTGGCGTCACTGCCGGCGGAAGTGCGCCTGAAGGGCGTCAGGCACCCGGCGGAAAGGGTCGGTTGA